A genomic segment from Nitrosopumilus sp. K4 encodes:
- a CDS encoding DEAD/DEAH box helicase, whose product MKIEKLELPKSAIDFLLAEGFEKLYPPQADCIKSGLLGGTSVLVSAPTASGKTLIAILAMLNYLSKNKGKIIYLSPLRALAAEKFSEFKKLEKIPLGKKIKVGISTGDFENIEKNLEKSDILVLTNEKMDSIIRHGIEWIDDIGLVIADEVHLIGDDNRGPTLEMILTKLKLLENKPQIVGLSATITNSDELSEWLDCTLVENNWRPVPLSEGVCDAGEVVMNDGTKFEVERSVRGTPIDLGIQSVKDGGQSLVFAETRTRSKSLATKASDAISKFLETKESKELEKISKQILAKNEHTDLVKTLATLVKKGVAFHHAGLNQNCREIVESEFRKGTIKLLSSTPTLAAGVNLPARRVVISNINRYNAKVGANRPISVLEYKQLCGRAGRPQYDDYGEAIIVGNGNTEDLIEYYIHGEPEPIISKITDDKSLRTHILSVVVTTPGIKKEEILDFFLQTLGGRQSRKPTLKFAIDISLRFLSSQYLIIKKGERYAATEFGKKTSMLYIDPLTATYFRDSIESVSKNKKHTFGFLHLISNCEEFFPKFSMRNKDYETASVMIENHTSELLEPISEYDCSRSLLALQAWITESSELSLSDSLGIESGDMHRMVETADWLSYCLREISKHVERADLLDELSDLRKRIVYGIREELLDLVRIKGIGRVRARVLFKHGVKTLDDLAKIPVKKLAEIDKIGSTLADNIKTELRKVRY is encoded by the coding sequence ATGAAAATAGAAAAATTAGAACTTCCTAAATCTGCAATCGATTTTCTTTTAGCTGAAGGATTTGAGAAACTATACCCACCACAAGCTGATTGCATCAAATCTGGATTGCTAGGTGGAACCAGTGTTCTAGTGTCAGCACCTACTGCAAGTGGAAAAACATTGATTGCTATATTAGCAATGCTGAACTATCTTTCAAAAAACAAAGGTAAAATCATCTATCTTAGCCCTCTTCGTGCATTAGCTGCAGAAAAATTTTCAGAATTTAAAAAATTAGAAAAAATTCCATTAGGAAAAAAGATCAAAGTAGGGATATCTACTGGAGATTTTGAAAACATTGAAAAAAATTTAGAAAAAAGCGACATCTTGGTTCTGACAAATGAGAAAATGGACTCTATTATACGTCATGGGATCGAATGGATCGATGATATTGGTTTGGTGATTGCTGATGAGGTTCATTTGATCGGAGATGATAATCGAGGACCTACACTTGAAATGATTCTAACTAAACTGAAATTATTGGAAAACAAACCCCAAATTGTTGGTTTGAGTGCAACTATTACAAATTCTGATGAACTCTCTGAATGGCTTGATTGCACATTAGTGGAAAATAATTGGAGACCTGTTCCATTGTCAGAAGGTGTATGTGATGCAGGTGAGGTAGTAATGAATGATGGAACTAAATTTGAGGTTGAACGTAGCGTTAGAGGAACTCCTATTGATCTAGGAATACAGTCAGTCAAAGATGGAGGCCAATCTCTGGTATTTGCTGAGACTAGAACACGTTCAAAATCACTTGCCACCAAAGCATCAGATGCAATATCTAAATTTTTAGAAACAAAAGAAAGTAAAGAACTTGAAAAAATTTCAAAACAAATTCTTGCAAAAAATGAACATACTGACTTGGTTAAAACACTAGCAACACTAGTTAAAAAAGGAGTTGCATTTCATCATGCAGGATTAAATCAAAATTGTAGAGAAATTGTTGAATCTGAATTTAGAAAAGGGACGATAAAACTTTTGTCGTCTACACCAACTTTGGCTGCAGGTGTAAATCTACCTGCAAGAAGAGTTGTGATTTCAAACATCAATAGGTATAATGCAAAAGTTGGAGCAAATAGGCCCATCAGTGTTTTAGAATACAAACAGCTTTGTGGAAGAGCTGGTAGGCCTCAATATGATGATTATGGCGAAGCAATAATTGTTGGCAATGGTAACACTGAAGATTTGATTGAATATTACATTCATGGAGAACCAGAACCAATAATCTCAAAAATTACAGATGACAAATCACTTCGAACTCATATTCTTAGCGTAGTTGTTACTACTCCTGGAATTAAAAAAGAAGAAATTTTAGACTTTTTTCTGCAAACTCTTGGTGGACGTCAATCAAGGAAACCAACATTAAAATTTGCAATTGATATCTCATTGAGATTCTTATCTAGTCAATATTTGATTATCAAAAAAGGCGAAAGATATGCTGCAACTGAATTTGGAAAAAAGACATCTATGCTTTACATCGATCCACTAACTGCAACTTATTTTAGAGATTCAATTGAGAGTGTTTCAAAAAACAAAAAACATACTTTTGGATTTTTACATCTTATTTCAAATTGTGAGGAATTCTTTCCAAAATTCTCTATGAGGAATAAAGATTATGAAACTGCTAGTGTGATGATTGAAAATCATACTTCAGAATTATTAGAGCCAATTTCTGAATATGACTGTTCAAGGAGTTTACTTGCCCTTCAGGCGTGGATTACTGAATCATCTGAATTATCTCTATCTGATAGTCTTGGAATAGAGTCTGGTGATATGCATAGAATGGTTGAAACTGCTGATTGGCTATCTTATTGCCTACGTGAAATATCAAAACATGTAGAGAGGGCAGATCTTCTAGATGAGCTGTCTGATCTTAGAAAAAGAATAGTTTATGGAATAAGAGAGGAATTACTTGATCTGGTCAGAATAAAGGGAATAGGCAGAGTCAGAGCACGAGTCCTCTTTAAACATGGAGTCAAAACTTTAGACGATCTTGCAAAAATTCCGGTTAAAAAATTAGCAGAAATTGATAAAATTGGTTCAACCCTTGCAGATAACATAAAGACAGAATTACGAAAGGTAAGATATTGA
- a CDS encoding minichromosome maintenance protein MCM, protein MSRVQSTYTESALSDKVKEFLTRFKDKSGNYKYVEAIDEMMPKGVKFILVDYNDLVLEPEIEILFSEDPDRILNAFSRAIKEALQTRFPDYAEKIKDEVRVRLVNYPLQRSLRQINAETIGKITSVSGMVVRASEVKPLAKELIFVCPDEHTTKVVQLKGMDVKVPVVCDNPNCKQRDFELKPESSKFIDFQILRLQELPEDLPPGQLPHYIDVTIRQDLVDNARPGDRIILTGIVRVEQESVSGVTRGHSGLYRLRIEGNNIEFLGGRGDKTSRKIEREEISPEDEKLIKALGQSPDVYHRLIDSFAPHIQGQSLIKEAILLLIVGSNQKSLGDGSKIRGDINVFLVGDPGTAKSEMLKFCARIAPRGLYTSGRGSTAAGLTAAVVRDKTGIMMLEAGAVVLGDQGLVCIDEFDKMKPEDRSALHEVMEQQSASIAKGGIVATLNARTSILAAANPMYGKYDPFKNITENVNLPIPLLTRFDLIFVVRDIPGREKDERIARHIIELHTPQGADRRNVIDVDLLTKYLAYSKRGSPNLTKEAEEKILDYYLQMRNVESEEMITVTPRQLGGIIRLATARARLLMKDRVEEEDAERAIYLIESMLKDAGVDVNTGKVDLGVLQGRPRSEVSKMQLFMDVLKSLEGDNKVAVEEREFVKELEKTEKFTEEEARNYIRRMLREASIYESKPGHYNRV, encoded by the coding sequence ATGAGTAGAGTACAAAGTACTTACACAGAATCTGCATTATCTGATAAAGTAAAAGAATTCCTTACACGATTCAAAGACAAGTCTGGTAATTACAAGTATGTAGAAGCAATTGATGAAATGATGCCCAAAGGCGTTAAATTCATTTTAGTTGATTATAATGACTTGGTCTTAGAACCTGAAATAGAAATTTTATTTTCAGAAGATCCAGACAGAATTTTAAATGCATTCTCTAGAGCAATAAAAGAAGCTCTTCAAACAAGATTTCCAGATTATGCTGAAAAGATCAAAGATGAAGTCAGAGTTAGACTAGTAAACTATCCTTTACAACGAAGTCTCAGACAAATCAATGCTGAGACAATTGGAAAAATTACCAGTGTTTCAGGAATGGTAGTCAGAGCATCAGAAGTTAAACCACTTGCAAAAGAATTGATCTTTGTATGTCCTGATGAACATACTACCAAAGTTGTACAACTAAAAGGAATGGATGTTAAGGTTCCAGTAGTTTGTGATAACCCAAATTGTAAACAAAGAGATTTTGAGTTAAAACCTGAGTCTAGCAAATTTATTGATTTTCAAATTCTCAGATTACAGGAGCTTCCTGAGGATCTACCTCCAGGTCAACTTCCTCACTATATTGATGTGACAATTAGACAGGATCTAGTAGATAATGCAAGACCTGGTGATAGAATTATTCTTACAGGTATAGTTAGAGTAGAACAAGAATCAGTTTCAGGTGTAACTCGTGGACATAGTGGATTGTATAGATTAAGAATTGAAGGAAATAACATTGAATTTTTGGGTGGTAGAGGAGATAAAACATCGAGAAAAATTGAAAGAGAAGAGATATCTCCTGAAGATGAAAAACTCATCAAGGCATTAGGACAAAGTCCTGATGTTTATCATAGACTAATTGATTCATTTGCACCTCACATCCAAGGACAGTCTCTGATCAAAGAAGCAATTTTACTTTTGATAGTGGGTTCTAATCAAAAATCATTAGGTGATGGTAGTAAGATAAGGGGTGACATTAACGTATTTCTTGTTGGTGATCCAGGTACTGCAAAAAGTGAAATGCTAAAGTTTTGTGCAAGAATTGCACCACGAGGTCTTTACACTTCTGGTAGAGGTTCAACAGCTGCAGGACTTACCGCAGCTGTAGTTCGTGATAAAACCGGAATTATGATGTTAGAGGCCGGCGCTGTAGTTCTAGGTGATCAAGGATTAGTTTGTATAGATGAATTTGATAAAATGAAACCTGAAGATCGAAGTGCACTTCATGAAGTTATGGAACAACAATCTGCAAGTATTGCAAAAGGCGGTATTGTTGCTACACTGAATGCACGAACATCGATTCTTGCTGCAGCAAACCCTATGTATGGAAAATATGATCCATTCAAAAACATCACAGAAAATGTTAACCTTCCAATTCCATTATTGACCAGATTTGACCTGATATTTGTTGTAAGAGATATTCCTGGAAGAGAAAAGGATGAACGAATAGCTAGACATATCATTGAACTACACACTCCACAGGGTGCCGATAGAAGAAATGTAATTGATGTTGATTTGCTTACAAAATATCTAGCATATTCCAAAAGAGGATCACCAAATCTTACAAAGGAAGCAGAGGAAAAAATTCTCGATTATTATCTTCAGATGAGAAATGTAGAATCTGAGGAGATGATTACTGTAACCCCAAGACAACTTGGAGGTATAATCAGACTTGCTACTGCAAGAGCAAGATTGCTTATGAAAGATAGAGTAGAAGAGGAGGATGCTGAGCGTGCAATCTATCTTATTGAAAGCATGCTAAAAGACGCAGGAGTTGATGTAAACACTGGAAAAGTTGATTTGGGTGTCTTACAAGGAAGGCCAAGAAGTGAAGTTTCAAAGATGCAATTATTCATGGATGTTCTAAAATCTCTAGAGGGAGACAACAAGGTTGCAGTGGAGGAAAGAGAATTTGTTAAAGAACTTGAAAAAACTGAAAAGTTTACTGAAGAAGAAGCAAGAAACTATATTCGAAGAATGCTCCGCGAAGCATCTATTTATGAATCAAAACCCGGTCATTATAACCGAGTATGA
- a CDS encoding DNA replication complex GINS family protein — protein MEIEKVEKLHSIGYGLKDAKITLNQDVKFNVSGIKIEGAQGEVLNLPQWIGKTIADNNLGTLDSPDMITELKQALSKEKMIGEYQLSTLDPHFYIKLKQTMKDLQRDDYNHVESIMLELFRMRRGKLVKLADSIKLTSDLYNKLTVEEVVFFKSIYENSQEFEKQIRGGINE, from the coding sequence ATGGAAATAGAAAAAGTAGAAAAATTGCATAGTATAGGATATGGTCTAAAGGATGCTAAAATTACTTTAAACCAAGATGTAAAATTCAATGTATCTGGAATTAAAATTGAAGGTGCTCAAGGTGAAGTTCTAAACCTGCCTCAGTGGATAGGAAAAACAATTGCCGATAACAATCTGGGCACTTTGGATTCTCCAGATATGATTACTGAACTAAAGCAGGCATTATCAAAAGAAAAAATGATTGGGGAATATCAACTATCTACACTAGATCCTCATTTCTATATCAAACTAAAACAAACAATGAAAGATCTTCAACGTGATGACTATAATCATGTTGAAAGTATAATGCTGGAATTGTTTAGAATGAGAAGAGGAAAACTAGTAAAACTTGCTGACTCTATTAAACTTACATCGGATCTTTACAATAAATTAACAGTTGAAGAAGTTGTATTCTTTAAATCCATTTATGAAAATAGTCAAGAATTTGAAAAACAAATTAGAGGTGGAATAAATGAGTAG
- a CDS encoding replication factor C small subunit, with amino-acid sequence MSSTGMWVEKYRPQKLSEVVNQTDIIGSLEALIKDPTDMPHLLFSGSAGVGKTTTALCIARQVLGDYVRDYTLELNASDERGIGMVREKVKKFSRYAGMADVPFKIIILDEADEMTADAQTALRRIIEDTAKYCRFILIANNISKIIDPIQSRCATFKFTSIPEEDVISHLETIAKKEKVKAEKKGLKAIYDYSEGDLRHAINLMQATASIGAITEEHVKASAGLTKTTDVDEILKTALTGKIAEAREKMIELIKVYGMSESDFLKYLNSAVFKSKHDKLSDILEVIAKYDYRILVGANPEIQLSALLAELGRIEN; translated from the coding sequence ATGTCATCTACTGGAATGTGGGTTGAAAAATACAGACCTCAAAAACTATCTGAAGTTGTTAATCAGACAGACATCATTGGAAGTTTAGAAGCTCTTATCAAAGATCCAACGGATATGCCACACCTGTTGTTTTCAGGATCTGCAGGAGTGGGAAAAACTACCACTGCATTATGTATCGCAAGACAAGTTCTAGGAGATTATGTTAGAGATTATACCTTAGAATTAAACGCATCAGATGAAAGAGGAATCGGAATGGTTAGGGAAAAAGTAAAGAAATTCTCACGGTATGCAGGAATGGCAGACGTTCCATTCAAAATAATAATTTTAGATGAAGCTGATGAAATGACAGCCGATGCTCAAACTGCTTTAAGAAGGATTATTGAAGATACTGCCAAATATTGTAGATTTATCTTAATTGCAAATAATATATCTAAAATCATAGATCCTATACAAAGCAGATGTGCAACCTTCAAGTTTACATCCATACCCGAAGAGGATGTGATTTCTCATCTTGAAACAATTGCCAAAAAAGAAAAAGTAAAGGCAGAAAAAAAGGGCCTCAAAGCAATTTACGATTATTCAGAAGGGGATCTTAGACATGCCATTAATTTGATGCAAGCAACTGCCAGCATAGGTGCTATTACTGAAGAACATGTCAAAGCATCAGCAGGATTAACAAAAACAACTGATGTTGATGAGATTTTGAAAACTGCACTTACTGGAAAAATCGCAGAGGCCAGAGAAAAAATGATTGAACTCATCAAAGTTTATGGAATGTCCGAATCTGATTTTCTAAAATATCTAAACTCTGCAGTTTTCAAATCTAAACATGATAAATTATCAGACATTTTAGAGGTTATTGCAAAATATGATTATAGAATTCTAGTGGGAGCGAATCCAGAAATTCAGTTATCTGCATTGTTAGCAGAGTTAGGAAGAATAGAAAATTAA
- a CDS encoding ferredoxin family protein, which produces MPIDEKFVENLEVVGKTIHADGENKHFIWGNGRTDGEAFSNDDVKAAYEARGEEQVPLGIHGTTVAVDWDSCVAAGSCMSVCPVQTFQWYRTEKDIPAKDVNGATFEGTGLTEQDERLDYTDKSMPIREHDCTQCMACQEACPTHAILIEPSYQSYHEKADGSFVEMKSGSANPHAHD; this is translated from the coding sequence ATGCCAATAGATGAAAAATTTGTTGAAAATCTAGAAGTAGTTGGTAAGACAATACACGCAGATGGAGAAAATAAACACTTCATTTGGGGTAATGGCAGAACTGACGGTGAGGCATTTTCTAACGATGATGTCAAAGCAGCATATGAAGCACGTGGAGAAGAACAAGTTCCACTTGGTATCCACGGAACAACAGTCGCAGTTGACTGGGATTCTTGTGTTGCAGCAGGTTCTTGCATGAGTGTTTGTCCAGTTCAAACCTTCCAATGGTATAGAACAGAAAAGGATATTCCTGCAAAAGATGTCAATGGTGCAACTTTTGAAGGAACCGGTCTAACTGAACAAGACGAACGTCTAGATTATACAGACAAATCAATGCCAATCAGAGAACATGATTGTACACAATGCATGGCCTGCCAAGAAGCATGTCCAACACATGCAATCTTGATTGAACCATCATACCAATCATATCATGAGAAAGCAGATGGTTCATTTGTAGAGATGAAAAGCGGCTCTGCAAATCCACACGCACACGATTAA
- a CDS encoding ferredoxin family protein — protein sequence MPIAENFPEGLEPIGKISNADGEHFHFVWGPGKKTNKDGSPAEVLADSDVVAAYAARGEEHVPLGVSGTMVAVDWDSCVADGACIEACPVQVFQWYRTEKDIPAIKAINETFAGTGSSVKDERKDLTDKADPIREHDCIWCMACVSVCPPQAIKVDQSNLEAHEKAAGTFKKMESGSSNPHAHD from the coding sequence ATGCCAATAGCAGAAAACTTTCCAGAAGGCTTAGAGCCAATTGGAAAAATCTCAAACGCTGACGGTGAACACTTTCACTTTGTCTGGGGTCCAGGTAAGAAAACTAACAAAGATGGTTCCCCAGCTGAAGTATTAGCAGACTCTGATGTAGTTGCTGCATATGCTGCAAGGGGTGAAGAGCATGTTCCTTTAGGAGTTAGTGGAACAATGGTAGCAGTTGACTGGGATTCTTGTGTTGCAGATGGTGCTTGTATTGAAGCATGTCCTGTTCAAGTTTTTCAGTGGTACAGAACTGAAAAAGATATTCCTGCAATAAAGGCAATCAATGAAACATTTGCAGGAACTGGTAGCTCTGTCAAAGATGAACGAAAAGATCTTACTGACAAAGCAGATCCAATTCGAGAACATGATTGTATCTGGTGTATGGCATGTGTATCAGTTTGTCCTCCTCAAGCTATCAAGGTTGATCAGTCAAACTTGGAAGCACACGAGAAAGCGGCTGGAACTTTTAAAAAGATGGAATCTGGTTCTTCAAATCCACACGCACACGATTAG
- a CDS encoding translation initiation factor IF-6 translates to MDIIKYDVYRGPNIGIYINVNDKYILIPMGFAESKARKLAGYLKADYIYTSVANTRLLGALAVMNNKGILLPKTAFQNEYDLIKKETDLEVGVLDSKYTALGNVICANDKGAIVSPWLSNDDCETIKDVLGVEIIQKRVAGFNQTGAVIVANDSGAAIHPEADEEDMKEFANILGVKIEHCTINNGIPFVSSGILANNNSIVVGTLTSGPEIMMLTRAFLN, encoded by the coding sequence ATGGACATTATCAAATATGACGTCTACAGAGGGCCAAACATTGGAATTTACATTAATGTAAATGACAAATATATTTTGATTCCTATGGGATTTGCAGAATCAAAGGCAAGAAAACTAGCAGGATATTTGAAAGCAGATTACATCTACACATCAGTTGCAAATACTAGACTCTTAGGGGCTTTGGCGGTGATGAACAACAAAGGTATTTTGTTGCCAAAAACAGCATTTCAAAATGAATATGATTTGATAAAAAAGGAGACAGATCTTGAGGTAGGGGTTTTGGATTCAAAATATACTGCACTTGGAAATGTAATTTGTGCAAATGACAAAGGAGCTATTGTGTCACCATGGCTTTCAAATGATGATTGTGAAACAATAAAAGATGTTTTAGGAGTTGAGATAATTCAAAAAAGAGTTGCAGGGTTTAATCAAACAGGCGCAGTAATTGTAGCAAATGATTCGGGCGCAGCCATACATCCAGAGGCAGACGAAGAAGACATGAAGGAATTTGCAAATATTTTAGGCGTAAAAATTGAACATTGTACAATCAACAATGGAATCCCATTCGTATCATCAGGGATTTTGGCAAACAACAACTCTATTGTTGTAGGTACTTTAACGTCAGGTCCAGAGATAATGATGCTCACTAGGGCATTTCTAAATTAA
- the hisS gene encoding histidine--tRNA ligase, which produces MELPRGMKDFEGRENVNIEHIRSHFKQLSSLYGFSFMDPSPIELLSTLETKSGPAIRDEIYYFKDKGDREVALRFDFTMGLTRYVSSQKSMKLPAKISAFGGVFRYDEPQKGRYRYFHQWDVEIYGKASIESEAEIIELTSRLFDSLLLKNITIDVNHRNLVESYINNIFDSKDPQLVADILRAVDKISKKSKDDILKEFQEKGYDSEKLEKILEFSQIKGTIQQVEKNFDTKQLESWDELKSLIDSLENRGVSNVRINFGIVRGLDYYSGMVFEVFDKNSTLGALAGGGRYDTLTKAFGREDIGATGVAGGVERIILTMQEQGIVPELSQNRISVLYINDEMQKVAMSIASLLRLNNIATDIDLSGKNLKKQMENATESRYCIIVAPKELENGKVVLRNMSDGSESQVDIEKITDDPKSVLNLEMP; this is translated from the coding sequence TTGGAACTTCCACGTGGTATGAAAGACTTTGAAGGACGTGAAAATGTCAATATTGAACACATCCGAAGCCACTTTAAACAACTATCTTCACTTTACGGATTTTCATTTATGGATCCTTCTCCGATTGAATTACTTTCTACTCTGGAAACCAAATCTGGCCCTGCAATTAGAGATGAAATCTATTATTTCAAAGATAAAGGAGACAGAGAAGTAGCTCTGAGATTTGATTTTACTATGGGACTGACAAGATATGTGTCCTCTCAAAAATCAATGAAACTTCCAGCAAAAATTTCAGCATTTGGTGGTGTATTCCGATATGACGAACCACAAAAAGGTAGATACAGATACTTTCATCAATGGGATGTTGAAATTTATGGTAAGGCTAGCATTGAATCCGAAGCTGAAATTATTGAACTGACATCTAGATTGTTTGATTCTCTATTGCTGAAAAATATCACAATTGATGTAAATCACAGGAATCTTGTAGAGTCTTACATTAACAATATTTTTGATTCTAAAGATCCTCAGTTAGTAGCAGATATTCTACGAGCAGTTGATAAAATTTCAAAAAAATCTAAAGATGATATTCTAAAAGAATTTCAAGAGAAGGGATATGACTCAGAAAAACTTGAAAAAATACTTGAATTCTCTCAGATTAAAGGAACCATTCAACAAGTAGAAAAAAACTTTGACACAAAACAACTAGAATCTTGGGACGAATTGAAATCATTAATTGACTCTTTAGAGAATAGGGGCGTATCTAATGTTCGAATTAATTTTGGAATTGTAAGAGGTTTGGATTACTATTCTGGTATGGTCTTTGAAGTCTTTGATAAAAATTCAACATTAGGTGCATTGGCAGGTGGTGGTAGATATGATACTTTGACAAAAGCATTTGGCCGAGAAGATATTGGCGCAACTGGAGTTGCTGGAGGGGTAGAACGAATAATTCTTACAATGCAAGAACAGGGAATAGTTCCAGAATTATCACAGAATAGAATTTCAGTTCTTTACATAAATGATGAAATGCAAAAGGTTGCTATGTCTATTGCATCACTACTTCGATTAAACAACATTGCAACTGATATTGATTTGTCTGGAAAAAATCTAAAAAAACAGATGGAAAATGCAACAGAATCTAGATATTGTATTATTGTTGCACCAAAGGAACTTGAAAATGGAAAAGTTGTTTTGCGAAATATGAGTGACGGTTCAGAGTCACAAGTTGATATTGAAAAAATTACTGATGATCCTAAATCTGTTCTTAATTTAGAAATGCCCTAG
- a CDS encoding uracil-DNA glycosylase yields MNKKIISLNKKIENCTKCPRLSEYIREVAKNKVRRFRGEKYHGRPLSGFGDVYAKLLIVGLAPAAHGGNRTGRMFTGDSSGDWLAKVMHKHGFASIPTSQSNDDGLVLKNAYITAAVRCAPPQNKPTKEEMENCFGYLQEEIKILKNISVILCLGKIAYDATCKLLNVKSDKFGHNVLFKHEKYYILTSYHPSKQNTQTGRLTWKDWSAVFSKAKKLTSNT; encoded by the coding sequence ATGAATAAAAAAATAATTTCCCTTAATAAAAAAATCGAAAATTGTACGAAATGTCCTAGATTATCAGAGTATATCAGAGAAGTTGCAAAAAACAAAGTCAGAAGATTCAGAGGCGAAAAATACCATGGTAGACCACTTTCAGGATTTGGAGATGTTTATGCAAAATTATTGATTGTGGGTTTGGCGCCAGCTGCTCATGGTGGAAATAGAACAGGTAGGATGTTTACAGGAGATTCTTCAGGGGATTGGCTTGCAAAAGTCATGCATAAGCATGGATTTGCATCAATTCCTACAAGTCAAAGTAATGATGACGGGTTAGTTCTAAAGAATGCATATATTACAGCAGCAGTAAGATGTGCACCCCCACAAAACAAACCAACAAAAGAAGAGATGGAAAATTGTTTTGGATATCTTCAAGAAGAGATAAAAATTCTCAAAAATATTTCAGTAATTCTATGTCTTGGGAAAATAGCATACGATGCAACATGTAAATTACTCAACGTAAAATCCGATAAATTTGGACATAATGTGTTATTCAAACATGAAAAATACTACATTCTTACATCTTATCATCCTTCCAAGCAAAATACACAAACTGGCAGACTAACTTGGAAAGACTGGTCTGCAGTGTTTTCTAAGGCAAAAAAACTGACTAGTAATACTTAG
- a CDS encoding winged helix-turn-helix domain-containing protein, translating into MSSDEPNVSDKIDILSTEDEKLKAVGEILSSDSSRQILKLLFNNSLSANQISQKTELSLPLVIHHLKKMQNAGVIKITNVGKNSKSHDVKFYTIDKVAIVILPSEMQQPAKKSKSLFNSFNRIHRLATLGGVSLATWFSSQLLKPKSPIQSESIQSVPASSTMMESDESMFRSTLPKSEFQEEAAQITMQTGEPSYDILWSALAVLCVIVAGLVIEIIITSRKKKIHTNNG; encoded by the coding sequence ATGAGTTCCGATGAACCAAACGTTTCAGACAAAATTGATATTTTATCAACCGAAGATGAAAAATTAAAGGCTGTTGGTGAGATTTTATCCTCAGATTCTAGCAGACAGATTTTGAAACTTTTGTTTAATAATTCGCTTTCTGCAAACCAAATTTCTCAAAAAACAGAGCTCTCACTACCTCTTGTAATTCATCATCTTAAAAAAATGCAAAATGCAGGTGTTATCAAGATTACAAATGTTGGAAAAAATTCAAAATCACATGATGTAAAATTTTATACAATTGATAAAGTAGCCATAGTGATTCTTCCTTCTGAAATGCAGCAACCTGCAAAAAAAAGTAAATCTCTTTTTAATTCATTTAATAGGATTCATAGACTCGCAACACTTGGTGGCGTGTCTCTTGCAACTTGGTTTTCATCTCAACTGCTAAAACCTAAATCTCCTATTCAATCAGAATCAATACAATCTGTTCCTGCATCATCTACTATGATGGAAAGTGATGAATCTATGTTCAGAAGCACACTCCCTAAATCTGAATTTCAAGAAGAGGCAGCACAAATTACAATGCAAACTGGGGAACCATCATATGATATTTTGTGGTCTGCTTTGGCAGTGCTTTGTGTAATTGTAGCAGGACTTGTAATTGAGATAATTATCACTTCAAGAAAGAAAAAAATCCATACTAATAATGGATAA